The DNA window GCGAGAATGGCGACGACGGGTTTCCGGGCCATCGGGGTCGGTCCTTTCAGGTCTCGGCGAGACCGGTTCGGCTTGCGGACGGGATGGCGGCGAGAAGGGGCCGACCGGGACGCTGTTTTCAGCTCCGGACGACGCGCTTTCCTCCACGACCACGAACCTGCCGATTCGTGGCTCCCCTGTGACGATTCCCGGCGGGCATCGTAACTCAACTCGTTTGGAATCGCCATTGTAACACGATCCCGGCCGCCGGAACAACAAAAACAATGTTTTGTACGTAAATTTTACGTTTTGATATTTTCGGCCAACGAAACCGGAAGTTGAGCCTACGGTACGAGCACCAGTTTGGTCACGGCGCGGGCCGGCCGTCCGGCGGCCACATAGGCCAGTTCGGCCAGGTAGAGACCGCCCGGCTGGGGTCGACCGGCGTCGTCCTCGCCGCTCCACAAGGCCACCAGCGGCCCCGCGGGCCGGCTCTCCTCCACCAGGCGGCGGACGACGCGGCCCCGCAGGTCCAGGACCCGCAGCCGCACCGGACCCGCCTCCGGGAGCTCGAAGCGGAGCTGGGTGCGCGGGTTGAAGGGGTTGGGGGCGGCCACCAGCGGCGCAACGGCCGGGGCGCGGTCGGGGACGGCGCTCGCCGTGCCGATCTGCACCTCGGTGCCGGCCAGGTCGACCGCGCCGACCTGGATCCCGGCGGCGAAGAAGCGGGTCCCCGGGCCGAGATCGATGCCGGTCGCACCGGGGACGTCGCGGGCCTGGAAGCGGACCGTGTAGATGCGGCCGGGGCCGGCCACCTCGACACCCGAGCACAGCAGCACGTAGCTCACCGCGAGACGGGAACTGTCGGGAGACACATCGAAGAAATGGAACGGCGCACCGCCGCAGGCTTCGGTCATCAGTTCGCCCGGGGCGCCGGTGCGGGGCTGCCCGAGGAACACGAGCCGGGACGGATCGTAGCCGATGACCAGGTCGAAGCCGTTGAAGGCGTCCCCGTCCTCGACCACGACGTCCACGTCGAAGATCGCCCCCACGGCGACCTGGCCGGCCGTCGGCGTGAGCCGGGCCGTGATCCCGGCCCGGGCCGGCGTTGCCGCCGCTCCCGCCAGGAGCACCAGCAGCGCCGCCCCGAGGAGCGGTTGGCAGGTGCTGCGGCGCCGGCGGCAGGAGTTCCTGCCGCCGGCCGGTTGACGTTCGCGGATCATCACTTCACCAGGGTGATCCGGCGGGATTCGGTCTTGTCCGGGGCCACCATGCGCACGAAGTACACGCCGGAGGCGACCTGACGCCCGGTCTCGTCGCAGCCGTCCCAGCTCGGGCCGTAGCTGCCCGCGGCCAGGACCTCGTCGACGACCGTGCGGATCAGGCGACCGTCCAGGCCGTAGACCCCCAGGCGCACGTGCCCGCTCCGCCCGATGCCGAAGCGCAGCGTCGTGGACGGGTTGAACGGGTTCGGGTAGTTGGGCAGGAGCGTGCTGACGGCGGGCGCCAGATCCGGCACCGGCGACGCCGTGGTGATCTCCAGGTCCAGGGCGACCGGCTGGTTCGTCTGGCCGCGCACGCGCATGGTGCCGAAGCCGAAGGCCGGATCACCGGTGCCGACGACCTCGAAGGTGACGGTCGCGAGCACGTCGCTGCCCGTCAGGCCGGGGCCGGCGGCGCCGAGCAGCGCCACGTCGATCTTGTCGACGCCGTCGTGATAGATCTCCACGGGGGCGGCCTGCCCGCCGGCCAGCGGACCGGCCGCATGGGAGACGAGCTGCAGGACGTCGGTGTCCCAGTCGAGGTCGATGCTCAGGCCGTGGATGGCCCCGTCGCCGGCCAGCCACAGCTGGGCCACCACCATCTCGCCGATCGGGGCCGCGGCGGGCGGCACCAGGGTCAGGACGTTGGCGGCGGCGGGAGCCCGCTTCGGCGCCGACTTGGACACGCCGGCGAAGTTCAGCGAGAACATCATCAGGTCCTCGAACTCGATGACGTTGTCGGTCAGCGGGCGGCCGTCGGTGGTCAGGTCGTCGGTCGGGCCGATGTCCAGGTAGTCGAGGTAGAGCGGATCCTGGTCGTCGACGGCGTAGTGGAAGCCGAGCAGCGAGATGTCCGCCGAACCGACGTCGTTGTCGCCGGCGCCCGCGGTGACGGTGTCGCTCACGTCGCCGAGGTGGTAGTTCAGCACGCCGCCGGTCAGGTTCGAGACGGCCGACTCGGTGCCGCACTCGCTGGCCACGAAGGCGACGTAGTAGTAGACGTCGCGCACGGCCGGCTCGTCGATCTGGCCCGGGGCGGTCAGCAGGGCCGCCAGGGTCCAGCCCGCCGAGAGGGCCGCGGTCGCGTCGACCGGCGCGGTCGGCGCGGCGCCGCCGGCGTCGTCGTACTCGGGGTAGAAGCCGAAGCCCTTGCGGTACACGGCGACGGTGTGCGTCGGGGCGACACCCGACCAGGTCACGGTGATGCCCGTGGTCCCGTCGGCGTCGTTGCCCGTCTTGACCTGGGCCGCGGCGAGGTCGGTGATGGCCGCGGGCGCGACCTGGCCGGTCACGGTCCAGGTGAAGGCGATCGGCGTGATCCCGCCGGCGAGGTCGTCCACGTCGATGGAGACGGCGTACGGACTGCCGGACGACGCGCCACAGGCCACGGCGCCGGTGATCAGGCCCGTGCCGGAGTCGATGGACAGCCCGGCGGGCAGGCCCGTCGCGACGTAGGACAGCACGGTCTGTTCGGCGTCGGTGGCGACGATCTGCAGCGAGACGG is part of the bacterium genome and encodes:
- a CDS encoding cadherin-like domain-containing protein, with protein sequence MKSTDTRLTRTPRAFALTALVALAVLAGGGRAHAQAALEFAPAAGSVDCGDTLFVDVTIDATVADLRGYSLVLGFDPDHMVPASVTVGDLLTGAACGPFFRWLNEGDFVDTIEVDGTLLGCSTAGPGTLLRIGFVPGPVRGQGAVSVVSGIIRDSNNVDIPYTPGTATVDNVCNTAPDAVADAYTVAEGGTLTATPLGVPAGVLDNDSDYDGDGLTATLVTGPTHAAAFALAADGGFTYTHDGTETTTDQFVYEAADGLGGTMQATATITVTPVNDAPVVTDPGPQSTPENGSVSLQIVATDAEQTVLSYVATGLPAGLSIDSGTGLITGAVACGASSGSPYAVSIDVDDLAGGITPIAFTWTVTGQVAPAAITDLAAAQVKTGNDADGTTGITVTWSGVAPTHTVAVYRKGFGFYPEYDDAGGAAPTAPVDATAALSAGWTLAALLTAPGQIDEPAVRDVYYYVAFVASECGTESAVSNLTGGVLNYHLGDVSDTVTAGAGDNDVGSADISLLGFHYAVDDQDPLYLDYLDIGPTDDLTTDGRPLTDNVIEFEDLMMFSLNFAGVSKSAPKRAPAAANVLTLVPPAAAPIGEMVVAQLWLAGDGAIHGLSIDLDWDTDVLQLVSHAAGPLAGGQAAPVEIYHDGVDKIDVALLGAAGPGLTGSDVLATVTFEVVGTGDPAFGFGTMRVRGQTNQPVALDLEITTASPVPDLAPAVSTLLPNYPNPFNPSTTLRFGIGRSGHVRLGVYGLDGRLIRTVVDEVLAAGSYGPSWDGCDETGRQVASGVYFVRMVAPDKTESRRITLVK